A segment of the Chryseobacterium scophthalmum genome:
ATTTATAAAGCATAATAGATTGGAAAAGAAAATCATCATTTTTTGCTTCGTCGTTTTAGGTTTTACTTTTTACAGCTATCCAGTTTTTGATAGTGAAGGGATTTCTTATTTGATTATTTTCTGCTGTTTCATTATGATTACGTTTTCTGTTGCGAAGATTTATAATCCAAGTGATAAAAATAATTATGAATCTGTGGAAAAAGAAGTTGATTATCTGGAAAATCTTGACGGAATTTTCAGTTATCAAAAAGACGGTTTTTATTTCACCAGAAACAAAAAACTGATTTTGTAAAATGGGCAGAAATTATAGAAGTTAATTCATTCAGTATTCCTTTTCTACATGAAGAAAGGCATTCCGGATTGGAAATTATTACCGAAAAAATGGGCTATGAATTTAATTACCAGCAAACTTCCGGAATAGAAAAACTAACCAATCAACTTATCGAAAATTTGTCGCATTGGAATTTTGATGCTGAAACTGTCAAAATAAATAATCACGGACTTAAAAAAACAAATCTTTACAAAAGATCATGAAAAATACACTTACCCTAATTATTGTTTTTCTTTCTGTTTTGGTATTTTCTCAGAGTAAAAATCAGCAAGAAAACGTCATTGATATTGAAGAGTCAAAATGTTTTGACAAACAAGATATTTCAAATGCTGAAATACGAAAATGTACTATAAAAGCAAGAGATTCTTGGGATAAAGAGCTGAATAAATTTTACAATCTTCTCGCATCTAAACTTCCAAAAGACGCTTTTGAAATACTGAAAGCTTCTCAAAAAGAATGGATTATTTATCGAGACAAAGAATTTAAATTCATTACTAAATTTTACTATGAAGTAAAAGAAGGAACAATTTGGTATAATATTGCTGAAAATAAGAAAAAGGAAATCGTGAGAAATAGGGCTTTGGAATTACAAATGTACTTTCAGAATTTAGATTATTAATTTCAAATTTATTTTGATCATCAAAAGACAGTTTATCATGAGAAAAACATACTACTTATTTTTCTTCTTACTTTCAATACATTCATTTTCCCAAAATAAAATCTCCGGAGTTTATCAAAACGAATTGGGAGAAAAACTAATATTGTATTCAGATAAAACATTTGAATATACTTGGGGTTTTGATCTTGCATCAAGCTGGAATATTGGAACATGGGACTTAAAAAAAAATAAATACATCTATCTTTCCACTGTTGAAGTAAAAGATACTTTGTATCTTGATAATAAAATTCAACTTGTTTTATCCCGAGATAGAATCTCTAATCAAACTTCAAATATTGAATACTTTGCAAGCTCAATTTCCGGAGGCGGACAAAGCAGGTCGCTTCCTCCAAATAAATTAATTTTAAAAGACAAAGTACTTTTTACATTTTTTAAATCAGGAAAAATTAGAAATAAAAGAGAAAAATCGATTATGAATGCAAATATTTATTCGAAACCCTGGTTTGAAAAAATTTCAGAAATTATAACCGGAAAAGATTAAAAGATAAATTTCATTACAGACTAAATTATCTCATGAAAAAAGCTACAACTATAGTTCTCATTATCCTCATTCTTCTGCCCATGCTATTTTACCTGAATCCTTTTACATGGGGAATGCGAAGAGTGCCTCATTACGAAGCTTCAAGAAAAACCAATGGTTTGCTTTATGATTTAAATAAAAAATACAATTATCAAATGGAAATTGGTGATGTAACCGATACAATTTGGTATTTCAGGGATTTAAAACATAAAAAAATCACGAAACTGGAAAATTTTCAGCTTATTCTAAATACAGAAAATGACTCTCTTCCTGATTTGAAAAACATTGAAAACTATGTGAAAGATTTCAATTCAAATTTCGAGCATAAAAACTATTTTGATTCTTTAAAAGTTGTTGTCAATTATGACTCTATCATTTATAAAACTAAAATAAAATGAGATTAGAAAAGGTTTATAAATATCAGCTGTTTCTACTTATCTTCATAGTTATTTTTGGAATTCAGCATTACTATCTTCAAAATTTTAATTTTGAATGGATGTATTATGAAAAAGTATTGAATTCTGTTTTTCTTCTTTCGATTTTCACGGTTCTCTTTTCTTTAATCTTTTTGATTTTTGGAAGCATAAAAACCATCAATCGAAAAAATACAATCGAAATTGAGAAAATTTATCTGATCATCAATCTTATTCTTTACTATTTTACTGTTTGGATAAGTTTGTATCTTTTAAGTCAGATAAGATGATAAAATTATTTGCAGATTTATGAAAATAAAATTTTCGCTTTTTTCAATCTCACTTTTAGTTATTTTAATAGCTTGTAATTCAACATATACAAGCACCTCAAAAAATATTATGTATGGAGGTGCAAACAAATCTATTAATTTGTTTGCATTTGTAGGAAAAAGGATTTCTGTAATAGAATTTGATCCAAATGAAAATAAAGAAAATTTACCTACAGGTGAATATGAAATTGATGAAGAAACGGGAGACACTCTTAAAATAATAAAGAAACAGTATATTATGGATAGAGCTTTCAAATGCAAATATCGGGTAATTAGAAAAATGTTTAATTATCTTGAAAGTGATACCGTAGAATTTATTGCATATGATCATTATGGAACTCCGGGATTTGCACAAAGTGACACCGTAATTCTTTATATTTCAAAAAGTAAAGATGGAAGTCATTACATTCATCAGAAATATCAGTACGATAACGTTTATATAAACAAGGAAGGACATTACTACAGTTACCCAAAATTTAATGGAAGTGAAAGCTCCGAAACAATTCAAAGCTTGACAAGCTTTGATAAAATCTTCAGTAACAAAAAGTATGATGTTTCCAATCTAAATAGTGATGTTATAAAAATATATTATCCTTATCAATTTTATAAGATTGAAAATAAATTTGCAATCCCTATTAAAGGTATTTATTTAAACGAACTAATTAACTACAGATTACAAACAACTTTTAAAGACCTTTAAAATAAATGCCCGACAAAATAGAAAAAGCAAGACGCAAACAAATCAAAAGAGAATTACAGGAAAAAGCACGAATTAAATTCGAACAAAGCCTTCCGACTTCCCGTGAGCTTTTTCAAAATTTATTTGATTTCTTGGATGAAGTGCTTGAGAAAAATACCTGTGATGACAGTCTAAAGTTGACGAAGCAATTTCTAGAATCCCAAAACATTCAGAATAGAGAAGAAGTTGAAAACTGGTTAAAAGAAAATGGTGGTTTTTGCGACTGTGAAGTGCTTTATAATGTCGAGGAACTCTTTGAAGAATAAATTTAGATAAATACAAAAACAAATGTCATCTGTAATAAAAATGAAGAAGATTATAAGCATTGTTTTATTGCTGTTTAACATCGCTCAACTTTGCGCACAAGTTCCCGATTTAGAAAAAGCAAAACGCAAATATTTCCAAGCCAATGTAATCAGCTATAAAACCACCGCTTATTATCTTAATCCTGAAACGGATGCAACTTCTGTTTTCAGTGTTTTATACACAGTTTATAAACCTCAAAATAAAGATTTCGAATTCTACAGCAAGAACGAAACTTCGGAGGAATTCTACAAAAACAATTTTTATTACGAAGTCAATCACGCCGAAAAAACCATTTACGAATACGAAAATAAAGAAAATCAAAACGCTGCAATTACATTTTCCCGACTCAGACAATTTGGACCAACCACATTGCTAAAACAGAAATGGAGCTTTATTGATGAAACTCAAATCGACGGGAAAATTCAAAGTCATTATTCAAACATAGAAAGCATTAATCATTACGAAGGAAAAGAAATAAAAGTCGAATTTCACATTTACATTTCGGGAAATTTCACAATCAGCAAGTTTGAAAGAAAAAGTTTTGTAGATGGAAAATTGGGACAAACTGTAACTTATTTATTTAGTAATTATATTTTCCTTGATAAGACGACCAATTTTAAAGTTCTTCTTCCAAAAGATTATGCTTTAAAATATTACGAAAGACAAGATTCTTTACAGCCTTTAGCAAAAAATACTGTAGTTCAGCCTTTTGAAGCAATTGATATTAATGGTCAACAATTTTCTTTTAATCCAAAAAAAGAAAAGCAAACTCTTCTACTCTTTTCTTCGACCAATTGTGGTTATTCAAAAATGATTTCAGATTATATTCTGAGCTCAGGTTTTAAATTAAATACTCAAACGGAATTGATCAATATTTTTGGTTCTGATTCTAAAGCACATGTCAAAAAATATTTCGTTAATAAAGAAGTGAAATTTCCTGTAATTTCCGACCGAAAAAATCTTGAAAAACAGTTTGGAATTAATGGTTATCCCATTCTTTATTTAATTAATGAAAACGGAATTATTATCGAAACATTGGATGGTTCATCACAAGTTTTACCATTTTTAAAAACTTTAACTGGCAAATAAAAAAATTAAAATCATATTCAAATTTTCACTAAATTGGGATACACTTTTGAAATTATGAAATTATTTCTAACTCTTTTATTTATTGTCAGTTTTGCTTTGGTTTCAGCGCAAAATAAAGAGCTTATTATCGTAAAACGAAACATTTCAGATTCTACTTTAATATCAGAAAGCAAGAAAAACAGCCTTATTTCAAAAGTAGATAAGGAAGCTTCAGCAGATAAAAAGTCAAATACTGATAAATCTAATTTAGCAGAAAATATAAATATTGTTCAGGAAATTAATACGGTATTAAACTACAGAATCAACCGAATTTGGCGACAAGATTTGTACTGTTTGGTTTGTATGAAAAATTATAATTCGGAACGGGCTGCATAAATCGTGAATAACAAGTAAAGGAAAAAATAATCATTTCAAATTCACAATTTCACCTTTCTGAAAATCAATCTTAAAATGGTCTGAAGCATCTCCCGAAGATAGTTTTTCTAAAATTTTAAAGAAAGTTTTTAACTGATTTAAAAACTCATCATCTGTTTTTAAATTTTCAAAATTTTGTTCTAAAAATTTATACTGAGAAAGCCTTTTTTTAGGAATATCTTTTTTTGCCAATTCATCTGCAGATTGTAGTTGATAAAGATTTAAAAGTGCATCTTCAAAGTTCCATTTTGCAAATTTATTTTTGATTTTGTTGGATATTTTTTGGTTTCCTGAACTTAATTCCAGCAAATCTTTACCTGAAAGTTTTGAAGCTTTTTCAATAAAATCTTTCGGCCAGTCGGAAGGTATAAAACGAAGTCTCACCAACTCTTTCAGATGAAACAATGTAAAATCCTGATAATTTTTTGTCTTTAAAATATTTTTATTCCAAATCTCCTTTAAGTTCTTAGTTTTTAAATTATCAAACTCCTTTTCATAAAGCGGAAATAGCTCATTGAATCTTGGAACATTTTTAATTGATACCGTTTCTACCTCAAATTTATCCTCAGAATTAACCGTGAGAATTTTATACCCAGGAATATACGCAGCTAAAGAAGGAACCTGAATATTGACCAATATTTTTCCATCATCAAATTTTTTAATTCCGGTATCATTGATGTGCATATGTCCTGCAAAATGTAATTTCAAACCGGCTTTTACCAACAATTCTGCAACCTCATCCTGTGGAACTCTATCCATTTGCCATTTATCTTTTCCTAAAAGCTTTTTTATTTCTTCGATTGCATTATCATTAAAATCTAAAATCGGATAATGAGTAAAAGCAATCAATGTTTTGTTGTGTTTTTTGGCTTCATTTACCACTTTTTCAACCCAGGAAAATAAATGCTTTTTATTGGTTAAAATAGTATTGTAGCCGATGGAAGCACCTTGAAAATTATTTTCATCTTTCAGATCTCCATTGCTATTTTTGGGAATATAGGTATTTCCATCAATTGCCATTAACCAAATTCCTTTGATAGGTTCAACAACATAAGAAAGATCAGGAACCAAAAAACCAGGACTCACCTCATACATTCTGTTAGAATATTTAGAGTCTTTTAAAGCATTTTTAAAATTAAATTGTTGATAAGGAACTGTACTGAAAGGGGTCTGCCAAAAAAGATCTTTTTCCGAAGCAGCACAACCAAAGTTTTTCATCTCATTCAAAATTTCCAGATATCCCGACATTGCAATATCTTTCGTAACAACAGTTCTTTGATCTTTGTTTTTAATCAATTTTTCATTGCTCACAATTGAAAGTTCTACACCATTTTCATCCATAAAATCAGATTTCCCTCCTTGTTTCAGAAACGGACCAACCGGATCATGATTACCCGTTGTGATGAAAAACCGCATCTTATATTTTTTCTGATATTCTTCTAAAACTTTCTTTAAACCACGAAGATTGTAAGCTTGTCCGTCATCCGTATAATCTCCTGGAAGCGCTACGATCTTAATATTTCTTTTAGCGATATCATCCAACGCAGCGAGAAAAGCAAAATAGTTTTCATTAAAGATCCTTGTAGAATGCAGTTGAGAATCCATCGTCCTGAGAATGGTTTTCTTACCCGTTTTTGGATTTTCAATTCCTTTAAAATTTGAATCTGAAAATTCACCATACAGATCCTGAAAATGTACATCTGCTAAAAAAGCAATTTTCAAAGGTTTTTGCTGGCTTTTTAGATTAAATGAAAAGAAAAAAAGAAAGACGAATAAAATAGAAAACGATCGATTCAAAACGGGAAATTTTAATTTAGAAAGGTCGTTTTTTAGTTTAAACTGAATGTGGATCGTATTTTAAATTTGATTTAATTTTTTTTAGTATATGATATTTTTTTAATCGCAAAAGGATCAAAAGATCTTAATTTCTCTCGCAGATTTTGCAGATTCAGTTGATCTTTAAGTTTGAGAGATAAATTTAAAAAGCACCTTCAAAATGAAAGTGCTTCAACATATTGTTAAATTTTTAGATTAAATAAAAAACTGCTTAATCCACAAAATCTGTTTGAATTAAAAGAAAATCATTTCAAATACGTTTCATACAGATCTGATCTTCTATCTTTCAGAATTTGAACCGAACCATTGTAGTGCAGATCTTTTAATAAATTTAAATCGACATCTACGATCAACGTCATTTCTGTATTCGGAGTTGCCTCACCTTTCACCGCATTTGAAGGAAATGCAAAATCTGACGGAGTAAAAACCGCAGCCTGACCAAACTGAATATCCATATTATTTACACCAGGTAAATTTCCAACACAACCTGCAATTGCGACATAACATTCGTTTTCAATCGCTCTTGCTGCTGCGCAATGACGAACTCTCATGTAAGCGTTTTGAGTATCGGTAAGATAAGGAACGAATAAGATTTTCATTCCTTGGTCGGCAAGAATCCTTGGTAATTCTGGGAATTCCACATCATAACAAATGACCAGGCCGATTTTTCCACAATCGGTATCAAAAGCTTTGATCTCATTTCCGCCTTTCATTCCGTAATACTTTCTTTCATTTGGAGTGATATGAATTTTTCTGTATTCATCAATTCTACCGTCACGGTGAAGTAGATAACTTACGTTGTACAGATCATTGTTTTCAAAAATCGGCATACTTCCGGAAATAATATTCACGTTATAACTGATTGCTAATTCTGAAATCTTTGCTTTAATTTCTTCAGTAATTTTTGCCAGTTCAATCATACTGTCGCGCTCAGAAAGATTGTTGAACGGAGCCAACAAAGGCGTATTGAACAATTCCGGGAAAAGCACAAAATCTGATTTGTAATCTCCCATCACATTCACAAAAAACTCCACCTGTTCATAAAATGCATGAATATCTTTAAACTGCCTCATTTGCCACTGCACCAATCCCAAACGAATAACGCTGTCCTGCATTGTGTTTGGTTTTTTGCTATAATAAATATTATTCCATTGAAGTAAAACGGCATTTTCATGAGAAGCTTCATCTTCCGGAAGATATTTTTTCAACACTTTTATCGGTAAAAAATTATTTGAAAGCTGGAAAGAAAGAACAGGATCATAGATCTCTTTGTCTCTTACTCTTCTAATATATTCTCTAGGCGAGATCTCGTTGCTATACTTATGATAATGCGGAATTCTTCCACCCAAAATAATGGATTTAAGGTTTAACAATTCACAAAGTTCTTTTCGGGCATCGTATAATCTTCTTCCCAATCTTAATTTTCGATATTCAGGATCAACAAAAATTTCGATCCCGTATAATACATTTCCGGTTGAAATATGGGTATTGAAAGAATAATTTCCGGTGATATCACTATACGTATGATCATCCCCAAATTCATCATAATTGACAATAATAGACAATGCAACAGCCGCAATTTTCCCATCTACGGTGATGCAGATTTGCCCGGCTTCAAAAATTTTATTCAGCTTGGCAATGCTTTTTTTTGACCAGACGTATTCTGACATTTGAGGATACGCTCTGCGCATGGTTTCTACCAGCTCTTCATAATCATCTACTTTCAGGGTACGTGTTTCTATCTGCATAAATGTGTATTTTTCTTAAAGTTACGCAAAAACTCTGCAAACCTTCTGCCATATTACTAAAAACCTTTAAAGACTTAATTCGTTTAAAAAGAAAAGACATCTCCTTTTCCAGAAGATGCCTTGGTATAAATAACTTGAATCTAAAATTTATTTTAATTGTAAAGATTTTAAAATCTTATGAAAAACTTCATTATTCTCATACACTCCTGTAAAGTTTTCAGAACCTGAGCCGTAAGAAAATACCGGAATCAATGTTGCCGAATGATCATCTGTTGTAAAATCTCCTTCAATTGTACTCGTTTTCATGTCTCCATGGGGAATACTAAAACCGCCTGTTTCATGATCTGCAGTAATTACCACCAGAGTTCCGGGATTTTGATCGGCAAACTGAATGGCTTTGGTAATCGCTCTATCGAAATCGATTCCTTCCGTAACAATCGTTCCAACATTATTACTGTGACCTCCGCTGTCTATTTGAGCTCCTTCTACCATCATAAAGAATGGCTTTTTCTTGCTTTTTAAAAATTCCAAGCCGTTGTCTACAGTTTCTGCCAGAAGATTTCCACGACCTTTTAAAACTTGGGGAACTCCGTTTTCAGAAAGATAAAAGGCTAAATTATTGGCTTTGCTCTTCCTTACTTCTTCGGTATTATTTGCAATTTCAAAATTACTCAGACCTGAAACTTTAGATTTACCTCCGGCAGCAAAGAATGTAAGTTTCGACTGAGTTAAATCGTATGCAATTTCCTTTTCCATGCCACGATCTTTTTGATGAGCATAAAATGCAGAAGGTGTTGCCCCAACAATTTCATCGGTGGTAATAATTCCTGTACTAAAACCTTTTTTAGAAAGAATTTCTGTCATATTTGGAATTAATTTTCCGTCTGAATCTACCCCGATAAATCTATTTTTCGTTTTCTTTCCCGTAGCAAAAGCTGTCGCTCCCGCTGCAGAATCGGTAGTAAAATTATCCGTCGAAGTCGTTTTAATTAAACCAATATTTTTAAGCTGAGTTAATGTTAACTGACCTTTATTGGCTAAAACGGATGACGAAATTTGCGACAAACCATTTCCGTCACCAATCAATAAGATCACATTTTTTACCGGAACATTTTTCTTCAGATAAGCAAACTTAGGCTGATAAACTTCTGAAAACATAGTGTTTTTAAAAGTTCTTTTCTCTAAAGAATTGATATACTCTACACATTCTTTTGGATGATCTGTATTAATAAAATCAACTCCGTTGTGTGCGAAAAATTCCCAAGAAGTCTTCCCATCAGGAATTGCCCAGAATCTGAATGGTTTCCTAAATGATTTTGCTTTTTTAATAACTTCAGTTACTTTTGGTAAATCATCTTCTGTTAAGCCACCTTTTCCATTCCATTTAGAATATTGCGGAAAACTTAAACTTACCAAAGCAACTTTCTTCCATTGATCAGTTGTCAAATTTTCTAATTTTTGATAATCAAAAAAAATAAAATCAGGATACGAAGTATATTCTTCCGGTTTTGGCTGATTCCCAGAAATCACAAATTTCACTTTATTCTGAGCCGTAATTCTGGGATATTTTTGAATTGATCTTACAATTTGATCTAAAGTTGTTTTCGCGTCAGTTTTACTATCAATTAAAATCTGAAGAGATTCCTGATTGATCATATTCATTTCTAAAGCTTTATTGATAGGTTCTAAATAAAGACTTTCAAACGTTCTTGATTTCTGAATATCTTTCTCCTCATGTGAAACATACAATTGATTATTCACCAGAAAAACATCAGCTTCAATTGAGCTCACTCCCGATCCTAAAGCGTACCAAAATGGAACTTTCTGTTCGTAATCATTATGTGAATGAACTTTTACAGTTTGTGCATAAACTGTTGTCGTAAAAGTCAGAATGAAAAAAAAGACGATTTTTTTTAGATTTAAATACATGATATTTTTTTAAATTCAAATTATTTAATCTTGATTCCGCTTTTTTTCAAAGCTTCAATCAATTTGTGATAAATCATATTGTTCGGATAAACCCCTGAAAACAGTTCTTCTCCTCTTCCCATCGCAAAAACAGGAACCAAAGCCGCAGTATGCTGATTGTCGATAAAATTAACCTGTACTTTATCTTTTATTTCCTTCATTTTTCCTGTTGCTGCATCTTTTTCCATAAATTTTCCAATACTTGCTCCACCTGTTTCGTGATCAGCTGTCACCACAAGTAATGTATTTGGATTTTTCTTGATAAAAT
Coding sequences within it:
- a CDS encoding lysozyme inhibitor LprI family protein codes for the protein MKNTLTLIIVFLSVLVFSQSKNQQENVIDIEESKCFDKQDISNAEIRKCTIKARDSWDKELNKFYNLLASKLPKDAFEILKASQKEWIIYRDKEFKFITKFYYEVKEGTIWYNIAENKKKEIVRNRALELQMYFQNLDY
- a CDS encoding DUF2695 domain-containing protein, with protein sequence MPDKIEKARRKQIKRELQEKARIKFEQSLPTSRELFQNLFDFLDEVLEKNTCDDSLKLTKQFLESQNIQNREEVENWLKENGGFCDCEVLYNVEELFEE
- a CDS encoding TlpA family protein disulfide reductase, which codes for MKKIISIVLLLFNIAQLCAQVPDLEKAKRKYFQANVISYKTTAYYLNPETDATSVFSVLYTVYKPQNKDFEFYSKNETSEEFYKNNFYYEVNHAEKTIYEYENKENQNAAITFSRLRQFGPTTLLKQKWSFIDETQIDGKIQSHYSNIESINHYEGKEIKVEFHIYISGNFTISKFERKSFVDGKLGQTVTYLFSNYIFLDKTTNFKVLLPKDYALKYYERQDSLQPLAKNTVVQPFEAIDINGQQFSFNPKKEKQTLLLFSSTNCGYSKMISDYILSSGFKLNTQTELINIFGSDSKAHVKKYFVNKEVKFPVISDRKNLEKQFGINGYPILYLINENGIIIETLDGSSQVLPFLKTLTGK
- a CDS encoding metallophosphoesterase family protein — encoded protein: MKIAFLADVHFQDLYGEFSDSNFKGIENPKTGKKTILRTMDSQLHSTRIFNENYFAFLAALDDIAKRNIKIVALPGDYTDDGQAYNLRGLKKVLEEYQKKYKMRFFITTGNHDPVGPFLKQGGKSDFMDENGVELSIVSNEKLIKNKDQRTVVTKDIAMSGYLEILNEMKNFGCAASEKDLFWQTPFSTVPYQQFNFKNALKDSKYSNRMYEVSPGFLVPDLSYVVEPIKGIWLMAIDGNTYIPKNSNGDLKDENNFQGASIGYNTILTNKKHLFSWVEKVVNEAKKHNKTLIAFTHYPILDFNDNAIEEIKKLLGKDKWQMDRVPQDEVAELLVKAGLKLHFAGHMHINDTGIKKFDDGKILVNIQVPSLAAYIPGYKILTVNSEDKFEVETVSIKNVPRFNELFPLYEKEFDNLKTKNLKEIWNKNILKTKNYQDFTLFHLKELVRLRFIPSDWPKDFIEKASKLSGKDLLELSSGNQKISNKIKNKFAKWNFEDALLNLYQLQSADELAKKDIPKKRLSQYKFLEQNFENLKTDDEFLNQLKTFFKILEKLSSGDASDHFKIDFQKGEIVNLK
- a CDS encoding bifunctional GNAT family N-acetyltransferase/carbon-nitrogen hydrolase family protein, with the protein product MQIETRTLKVDDYEELVETMRRAYPQMSEYVWSKKSIAKLNKIFEAGQICITVDGKIAAVALSIIVNYDEFGDDHTYSDITGNYSFNTHISTGNVLYGIEIFVDPEYRKLRLGRRLYDARKELCELLNLKSIILGGRIPHYHKYSNEISPREYIRRVRDKEIYDPVLSFQLSNNFLPIKVLKKYLPEDEASHENAVLLQWNNIYYSKKPNTMQDSVIRLGLVQWQMRQFKDIHAFYEQVEFFVNVMGDYKSDFVLFPELFNTPLLAPFNNLSERDSMIELAKITEEIKAKISELAISYNVNIISGSMPIFENNDLYNVSYLLHRDGRIDEYRKIHITPNERKYYGMKGGNEIKAFDTDCGKIGLVICYDVEFPELPRILADQGMKILFVPYLTDTQNAYMRVRHCAAARAIENECYVAIAGCVGNLPGVNNMDIQFGQAAVFTPSDFAFPSNAVKGEATPNTEMTLIVDVDLNLLKDLHYNGSVQILKDRRSDLYETYLK
- a CDS encoding alkaline phosphatase; protein product: MYLNLKKIVFFFILTFTTTVYAQTVKVHSHNDYEQKVPFWYALGSGVSSIEADVFLVNNQLYVSHEEKDIQKSRTFESLYLEPINKALEMNMINQESLQILIDSKTDAKTTLDQIVRSIQKYPRITAQNKVKFVISGNQPKPEEYTSYPDFIFFDYQKLENLTTDQWKKVALVSLSFPQYSKWNGKGGLTEDDLPKVTEVIKKAKSFRKPFRFWAIPDGKTSWEFFAHNGVDFINTDHPKECVEYINSLEKRTFKNTMFSEVYQPKFAYLKKNVPVKNVILLIGDGNGLSQISSSVLANKGQLTLTQLKNIGLIKTTSTDNFTTDSAAGATAFATGKKTKNRFIGVDSDGKLIPNMTEILSKKGFSTGIITTDEIVGATPSAFYAHQKDRGMEKEIAYDLTQSKLTFFAAGGKSKVSGLSNFEIANNTEEVRKSKANNLAFYLSENGVPQVLKGRGNLLAETVDNGLEFLKSKKKPFFMMVEGAQIDSGGHSNNVGTIVTEGIDFDRAITKAIQFADQNPGTLVVITADHETGGFSIPHGDMKTSTIEGDFTTDDHSATLIPVFSYGSGSENFTGVYENNEVFHKILKSLQLK